The genome window GACGGGCAGACCGGACGCGGCCGAGACGGCCTCCTCGGGCCGCTCGACCCCGGCCCGCCGCAGGACGCCGACCGCGTGCTGCGGCGCCTGCTCCTCCACCGCGAGCAGGGCGAACGCGGCGCGGGCGGGCGCGTCGAGCGTGGCGAGCGCCTGGTCCAGCGCCGCGTCCTCGTCGCTCCCGTGCGGGGTGAACAGCCGCAGCCCCCACACCCGCGGTGCCAGCAGCCGGTGCGCGGGGTGCGGGCGAAGGGCGGCGCGCAGGACGCGGTGGCGCAGCGCGTCGTACACGGGGTCATCGCCGGGGCCCGCCGGCCGGCCGGGGCGGGTCCAACGGGATGGCAGCGCACGCTGGACGGCCGTGTGGGCGGCGAGCACCCTGGTGTGCCGGTCCCGGTCGGCGGGCAGGGCCAGGTACGCCAGCCGGACCAGGCGCCGGTAGTGGCGCACCAGTGCGGCCTCGGCCTGTGCCACCGGGCGCGGCGCGGCGCCCCGGGGCGGCGGCGCCGCACCCTCTGATCCTGCCAACAGGCCCTCCCCGGAGGCGTCCTCGTGTCGTGGTGGACGGTCCAACGAGTCGATCATGTGATGGTTGCGCCGCTCGGGGCAGGAGACCGGCCCGGCGGGGCGGCCGTCGGCGTACCGTGGGACGGCAGGGCCGGAGGTCCCACCCGTTCGGCCCCATGGCCCCTGGCGTTGTGCGCGGCCGGGCGCGATGCTGCGGGTACCGGCCGGGAGGATCCGGCCGGACGAGTGTCGTGGACGAGGTGAACCGGCGTGCGGCATGCCACCGTCGAAACAGTCATGACCAGCCCCGTGGTCCAGGTCTCGCCCGAGACCGGCTTCCGGGACATCGTCGCGCTGCTGACCGAGTACGACATCACCGGCGTCCCGGTGGTGGACACCGACGGCAGACCACTGGGCCTCGTCTCCGAGGCGGACCTGCTGCGCACCCTGGCAGCGCAGGAGGACACGGCCAGCATGCTGCCGGCTCCGGAGTCGGCGCAGCCGGGCCGGGGCGGCGCGGCCACGGCGGCCGACCTGATGACGGCGCAGCCGGTCTGCACCACACCCGACACCAGCGTGGTCGCGGCGGCCCGGCTGATGAGCCGGCACGGGCTGAAACGGCTGCCGGTGCTGGACCAGGACGGCCGGGTGATCGGCATGGTCAGCCGCGGGGACCTGCTGCGGGTGTTCCTGCGCGAGGACCGGGTGATCCGGCGCGAGATCGTGGAGGAGGTGCTCGGCCGGATCGACGGGGTCAGCCCGGCCGAGATCGGGGTGGAGGTGGACCAGGGCCGGGTGGTGCTCAGCGGCACCGTGCCCGAGCCGCACCTGGTGCCGATCGTGCTGAACCTGTGCCGCTCGGTCGACGGTGTGGTATCGGTGACGGACCGGCTCGACTCCGGGGGAGCGCCCGCCGCCGTCGGCTGAGCGCGTTCCCGCCGGGCCGGCGCGACACGCTTCGCATACTACGGAACGCATCGGGTACTCACTCCGTGTGCCCGGTAGTGAGGGTTGCCGGGACAGCGGGGCACCGGGGAGGCGGCCGTGGCAGTCGTGTTCGACGCGGACTTCACTTCGACCAGTCAGTGGACCGCCGGGTGCACCAGCGCCTATCCCCGGATGGGGCCGACCAACCGGAGCGACCACAAACTCGACTACCTCAGCGGCGCGTACTGCCCCGCGGGCGTCTTCGAGGCCACCCGCCGGCCCGCCGACGGGCTCTGGACGTGCAATCTGCTCACCACCGAGGGCAGCCCGGAGGGCTTCCAGGTCTGCACCGGGGACGAGCTGTCGGCGCGCATCACACTGCCCGTGGAGATGGGCGCCTGGCCGTCGATCTGGACCTGGCGGGACGGCGGCAACGAGGTGGACGTGTTCGAGTACCACCCGGACCACCCGGACCTGCTGGAGATGTCCAACCACGTCCGGGGCGGGTTCCGCTACTGGGACGGCGGAGACCGCGGGATAGCCCCGGGCGGGACCTTCCCCATGCGGGTGGTGCTCGGCGCCAACTCGGTGGACTGGTACATCGGTGAGGAACTGGTCTACGCGGATCTGCACGGGGTCGGGCCCGGCTGGCACGCGTACCTGATCGTCAACCTGTCGGTGGCGGACGGGACGTACCACGACTGCCCGCGGCTGGACGGGCCGGACCGGCTGAGCTGGGTCTGCCACAGCCTCCGGGTAGAGCGCTGAGGCCCGTCAGCGCTCGGGCGGGAAGCCGGCGGTGATCGGCCCGCGCGGGCCGGAGCGCTGGAACCAGACGATCCGGCGGTGCGGGCCGATGTGCGCGGGGTGGGTCACGTACAGGTCGTCGCGCGGGGCCGTCTCGTTGCCGGGGGCCAAGGAGGCGTCCACGGCCTCGGCGGCGATCGCGTGCAGGAGGGCCCGGGCGGTGGCCCCGGCGGCGGCCGGGGCGATGGCGAGGGCGGTGAGTTCGGCCCACAGTTCGGTGGAGACGTACGAGATCGGCGAGTTGCCGAGCGCCGGGTGGGGGCGTTCGTCCTCGTGACGACGGAGCACCCCGGCGGCGACGAGCCGCTCGGCGGAGCGCTCGGCGGCCGGTGGGTGGTGGTTCATGGGCGGAACGCTACCCGGTGGGCCCGGCCCCGGGCGCCGGAACGTTTTCTCACGCTTTCTTCAGGACACTTCCGCCGACCGCGGGCGCACGATGGTGGTAGCGCGGCGGTCACCTCGGCGGGCCCTGTCGAGGCCGGAGGAGGAGGTCCAGATGAGGCACTGGCACGGGTTCGGGCACGGCCACGGGCTGAGTGGCTGGGGTATCGGCGTGATGGCGATCGGACTGTTCCTGGTCGCGGCGGTGCTGGTGCTGGCCGCCATCGCCCTGTTCCGGTACGTCTCGCGCTCGCCGCGGCCGGTTCCGCCAGGTGGCCCGGCGGCCGCCGTTCCGGGCGGGCCGAAGGCGTGGGCGCCGGGGCCGACGCCGGAGCAGGTGCTCGCGGAGCGCTTCGCGCGCGGGGAGATCGACGCCGAGGAGTACCGGCTCAGACTCGACACGCTGCGCTCGGCGAACGGGCCGGGTGGCTGAGGCCGGGCCGATCGCCGAGCGCGTGGGTGGGGCCCGCCGCACCGGGTGGGGTGCGGCGGGCCCCTTGTCGTGCCCTGCTCGGGTGTTGTGTCGTGTGCCTACTCGACGACGAGCTCGACCGGGATGTTCCCGCGGGTGGCGCGGGAGTACGGGCAGACCTCGTGCGCCTGCTTCACCAGCAGCTCGCCGTTCTCGCCCGCGAGCGCCTCGGGCAGCTCGACGCGCAGCACCACGGAGAGCCCGAAGCCGGCGCCGTCCTTGCCGATGCTGACCTCCGCGGTGACCGAGACCTCGCTGGTGTCGACCCGGGCCTGCCGGCCGACCAGGCCGAGGGCGCTGGCGAAGCAGGCCGCGTAGCCGGCCGCGAACAGCTGCTCGGGGTTGGTGCCCTGACCGCTGCCGCCGAGCGCGGGCGGCATCGCCAGCGCGAGGTCCAGCTGCCCGTCGGAGCTGACGGCGCGGCCCTCTCGGCCGTTGGCGGTGGCGGCTGCGGTGTAGAGCGCGTCCATGGTCCGTTCCCTTCTGTCCCTTGCGGGCGGCCTCCCCGGGCCGCCCTCGCAACAAGTAGAGCACGCAATTCAATTGCGCACAACTGAATGGCGCAAACGTGATCGGTACCATGGGGGCATGACCAGCTTTCCCGGGCTCCCCGGCATGGCGGACGAGGAACTGCTCCGCCTCGACCAGCAGATCTGCTTCTCGCTGAACGCGGCCTCGCGCGCCTTCGGCGGCGTCTACCGCGTGCTGCTCAAGGACCTCGGGCTCACCTACCCCCAGTACCTGGTCATGCTCGTGCTCTGGGAGGACGGCGAACTGCCGGTCAAGCGGATCGGCGAGCGCCTGCGGCTGGACTCCGGCACGCTCTCGCCGCTGCTCAAGCGGCTGGAGGCGGCCGGGCTGGTGCGCCGCGAGCGCAGCCCGGAGGACGAGCGGTCGGTCACCGTCGCGCTCACCGCTGAGGGCGCCGCGCTGCGCGAGCGGGCCGGGCAGGTGCCGCGCCGGCTGCTCACGGCGACCGGGCTGCCCGTCGAGGACCTGGCCGCGATGCGCGCGCTGCTGGACCGGGTGACGACCGCGCTGGACACGGCCGCCGTGGAGCCGGTCGAGTAGGCGCGCCTGCCGGAGGCCGGGCGCTGCGTGAGCTGCGGAGGAGTTCGGCGGTCCTGCCGACGCTGCCTCGACGGCCTTGCTGGCGCTGCGGAGAGCCAGGGGTGCTGGCGGGCTCGGACGGCTCGGGCGAGAGGCAGATGCGGATCCGGTGACTACGCCTCACCGGACGGCCGCGGGATTGTCAGTGATCGCGCGTAGGTTCATGGACATCCCCGGCCGGTCCGGCGCGGGGTTTGTCCCGTGATGTCGTCTGCTGCGAAGGAGCTGGTGTGGTGTCGGAGACGGATTACCGAGAGGCGTGGGAGGCGTCGAGCACGGCGCGCATCCTCCCGCCCGCCCGGCCGCGCAAGCTCGCCAAGGTCCCGTTCGTCGAACTGGCCGACGGCCGGCTGCAGGGCGTGGTCTCCAGCGGCTCGGACATCGAGCGGGTCTACGTCTCGTCGATCGCCGCGGGCGACTACGCGTTCGCCTGCAGCACCAACAACAACCGGCCCTGCGGCGGCGCGCGCGGCTCGTTCTGCAAGCACCTCGTGGCCCTGGTCGACGAGGCTTCGCTTCAGTACGGCGCCGAGCGGGTCGCCCGCTACCTGCGGGTCGAGACGCCGGACGGCGAGCCGACCGCGCAGGCCCTCACGTCCGCGATGACCGCCACGCGCCCGGCCAAGGCCGACGCCACGGCCGCCGCGCCCGTCTTCAGCCGCTTCCTGCGACACCTCGCCTACCTCGAACTCGCCGCCGCCACCGCGCCGTTGCCCGAGCTGCAGTGGTTCCCGCCGACCCGGACGGCGGCCGCCTGATGCGCGCCGACCTCCTCCTCGAACCCGTCCCCGGCCTCGACGAGGCCCTCACGGCCGTCACCGCCTTCGACCGGACCCTGGCCGCCGGACTGCTGCGCCCCTCGCCCGCCCAGGGCGCGGGCCTCGCCGCGCTCGCCGACGCCGTCGTCGCCTCCCCGCTGGCCGCCCGCACCGCCGAGGCGGCCGACCGGGCTGCGGCCGGCACCGCTGGCGAGGACGACTTCCTCGTCCTCGCCGCCTCCCGCACCGCCCTGCTCGGCGCCGTCCACGACGCGCTCGCCGACCGGATCGACGACGCGACCGGCCGGCCCCGCCCCGCCGACAGCGCCGTGCCCGCCGCCGACGGCCCACAGGCCGTCAACCTGCTCGCCGCCGCCCGCTCCTGGCTCGCCGACCTCGCCCGCGCCGGCTGGCAGGGCCTCGACCACGAGCTCGTCGCCGGTGCGGCCCCGATCGTCTCCGCGATGCTCCCCGACCCGGTGCTGCGCCGCCCGGCCACCCTCCTCGACGGCTTCGCCGCCGAACTCGCCGCCTCCTGCCCGGGCACCGCCCTGGACCGGATCCCGCTGCGCCGCTGGGCCGACCTGTGGTCCCGTGCGCTGCTGCTGACCGAGCCCGGCGCCCTCGGCGCCCCCGCGACGGACACCGTCACCGGGCGCCTGCTGCCCCTCGGCGTCGACCTGCACGAGCATGCGACAGCCGCGCAGGCCCAGGTGCACGCGGTGTTCGAACCGGCCGACGGCAGCGCGCCGCGCCTGGTCCGGGCGAGCGTCGCGGTGCCCAAGCCGGACACCGTCGTCGGCGCCGGCGTCTGGCAACTGCTGCGCCCGCACCTGTCCCTGCTGGCCGCGGCCGGCGAGGGACGCGCGATGGACCTCACCGACATGCCCGTCACCGCCGAGGGTGACCTGCTCTGGAACGACGCGCACGCCCGCCCCGGCGAGCCCGCGGACGCCTTCGCCACCGCCCGGATCGCCCTGCCCACCGCCGTCGCGGCCACGACCGCCCCGCTGGACCGGCACCCGGCGCGCATCACCGTCCCGGTGTTGCTGGAGGGCTACACCGTCCACCAGGACGCCGATGCGGTGACCTTCACCGTCACCGGGCAGCCGGTCACCGTCGACACCGACCGCATACCGGCCGCCGGGCCGCTCGGCCCCGAGGCCGTCGCCGCGTCCAGTGCCTGCATCGGCCTGCTGCGCTGGGACGCCGGGCAGTTCACCGTCCAGCCGCTGGCCGTCGAGACCACCGTGAAGCGCAAGACCGTCGCCGTGCACGCCGGGGCCTGGGCGGGCGGCACCGCCGACAAGAACGGCGCCAAGGCCGAGAAGGCCGCCACCGAGGCCGTCGCGATGCTGCGCGAGCGCGCGGGAAGGCTGCTGCGGAAATGACCGACCAGCAGACCACCGCGGTGGACGCCGACGAGAACCGCCGCCAGGCCCTCTACTGGCGCCTGCTCGCCCGGCTCTTCGACAGCGAGGAGCAGGCCGCGCTCGAATCGGCGAGCCTGGCCGTCGTCGAGGACATCGGCCTGCCGCCCGCCCTGCTCGACCCGGCCGCCTCCGTCGACTCGATCGTCCAGCGCCACCCGAGGCTGGCCGCCGAGTTCGACGGGCTGATGGCACCCGACCCCGACGAGGAGGACGGCGAGCGCGATCGCGCGCTCGAGGTGCGACGCGCGGCGCTGGTGTCGAAGGTGCTGCTCAACGTCTTCGCCACCGGCTCCGGCACCGTCACCGCCGGGCAGCTCTCCCGCTGGCAGTCCGACGCCGGCTGGCTGGAACGCGCCCTCGGTTGCGAGCCCGGCGGGCTGCGCGGCGGCCGGCCGGGCCCCGGCCCCCTCCCCGGACTCGGCACCGGCGGCCGCCGGACGACCCCCGACCTCGGCACCCTCATCCCGCAGATCGGGCCCGACCTCGCCGGCATCGAGGCCGACCTGGTCCGCCGCATGCGCCTGCGCGAGGTGCTCGCCGACCCGAAGCTCGCCGCCCAGCTCACCCCGAGCATGTCGCTCATCGAGCAACTGCTGCGGGACAAGAACAACCTGTCCGGCGTCGCCCTCGCCAACGCCAAGGCGCTGATCCGCCGCTTCGTCGACGAGGTCGCCGAGGTGCTGCGCACCCAGGTGGAGAAGGCCAGCGTCGGCAGCCTGGACCGCTCCGTCCCGCCCAAGCGGGTGTTCCGCAACCTCGACCTCGACCGCACGATCTGGAAGAACCTCACCAACTGGAGCCCGGAGGAGGAGCGGCTGTACGTCGACCGCCTCTACTACCGGCACACCGTCCGCAAGACCACACCCCAGCGGCTGATCGTGGTCGTCGACCAGTCCGGCTCGATGGTCGACTCGATGGTCAACTGCACCATCCTGGCCTCGATCTTCGCCGGACTGCCCAAGGTGGACGTCCACCTCATCGCCTACGACACCCAGGCGATCGACCTCACCCCCTGGGTGCACGACCCCTTCGAGACCCTGCTGCGCACCAACCTCGGCGGCGGCACCGACGGCACCGTGGCCATGGCACTCGCCCAGCCGAAGATCGCCGAACCGCGCAACACCGTCGTGGTCTGGATCTCCGACTTCTACGAATGGCGCACCGAGGAACTGCTCGCGAGCATGACCGCGATCCACCGCTCGGGCGCCAGGTTCATCCCCGTCGGATCGGTGACCAGCGCCGGGCGCGCCAGCGTCAACCCGTGGTTCCGCGAGCGGTTCAAGGACCTCGGCACCCCGGTGATCTCCGGCCACATCCGCAAGCTCGTCCACGAGCTCAAGACCTTCCTCACCCAGTAGTCAGAAAGGCCCTACCGACATGTCCGACCTGCTGCGCGCCCCCGCCGAGATCAAGTACGCCGAGGAGCTGGACTGGCTGGAGTCGATCGACGACGGCCCCAAGCCCTTCTCGTGGCGGCTCTCCCCGAAGATGGTCCGCCTGTTCATCCTCGGCTCCGAGCGCGCCGACGGCCTCGACCGCGAGATATCCCAGAAGTGGTTCGGCGACCAGAGCTTCGTCGAGCGCTCCATCGTCACCCTCGCCTCCGACCGCGGCCTGCTGCTCATCGGCGACCCGGGCACCGGCAAGTCCTGGCTGGCCGAGCTGCTGGCCGCCGCGATCTGCCGCAACTCCACGCTCGTCGTGCAGGGCACCGCCGGCACCACCGAGGACCACATCAAGTACTCGTGGAACGTGTCCATGGTCATCGCCAAGGGCCAGTCCCGGGAGTCGATGATCCCCTCGCCGATCATGACCGCGATGGAGGGCGGTGTCATCGGCCGCTTCGAGGAGCTGACCCGCTCCACCAGCGACGTGCAGGACGCGCTGATCTCCATCCTGTCCGAGAAGTACATCTCCGTACCGGAGCTGGACAGCGACAACATCGTCTTCGCCAAGCCCGGGTTCTCCGTCATCGCCACCGCCAACAGCCGCGACCGGGGCGTCAACGACCTCTCCTCCGCCCTCAAGCGGCGCTTCAACTTCGTCCGCATCCCGGTCGTCACCAACAAGCGCAGCGAGGCGGAGATCGTCCGCTTCCGCACCGAGGAACTGCTGCGCCGCCACCAGATCGAACTGGACGTGCCGCCGAACCTGCTCGACGTCCTGCTGCAGTCCTTCGCCGACCTGCGCGCCTCCGCGGCCGCGGCCGCCAGCGACGACGAGAAGCTGGAGTCCGCGCTCTCCACCGCCGAGCAGATCGGCGTCCTGGAGGACGCAGTCCTGCACAGCAACTTCTTCGGCCAGCGCGCCCTCACCGCCCGCACCCTCGCCTCCTCCCTGGTCGGCTCGCTCACCCGGCGCGAGCCCGAGGACCTCGCCATCCTCAACAAGTACCTGCACGGTGTGGTCGAGCCGCGCAGCAAGGACGAGGGCGGCGACTGGCCGGAGTTCCTGGAGGGCGGCCGCGACGCGATCGCCACCCTGTCGTGACCGCCGCAGCGAAGGGGGTCTTCGACCCGCTGCGCACCCAACTCCAGGAAGCCGCAGCCGCGTTCGCCGACGGCCCGGACGCCCTGGAGGGCATCCTGCTCGGCATCGTCGACGACGTCGACCGCGCGGTGCGCGAACCGCTGGAGATCTTCCCGGTCTGCCACCACTCGCCGGCCTCGGCCACCGCGATGGCACGGCGCCTGCGCGAGAAGCAGCCCAAGGTCGTCTACCTGGAGCTGTGCGAGGACATGGCTCCGCTGCTGTCCGAGCTGCGCAACTGCCGCCTCCCGGTGGCGGTCCAGTCCTTCGCCACCGAGGTGGACGGCTTCCCGGCCGACTGGTCGCCGCTCTCGGTGGTCGCCCCGATCACCGAGGCCTCCGCCGAGTACCAGGCCATCGCGTACGCCCTGGACACCCCGGGCGTCGAACTGGTCCTCGTCGACCGCTCCTCCGACCACGTCTTCCAGTGGGAGCCGCGCGAACCCGAAGCGCCCTCGACCGACGAGGACGCCGCGATGCACGGCGCCGCCGTCGGCATCGAGATCGGTGAACTGCGTCCTCGCTTCGCGGAGCTGGAGGAGCACCTGCTGCGCCACGGCCGGGTGCGGCACTGGTCGGAGTGGTGGCACCAGTACGTCGAACTGCCGCTCGGCGACGCCGACCACGAGACCTACCGCCAGGTCATGCTGCTGATCGGCAGCCTGTTCCGGCGGCTGGCCCCCGGGGACCGGCGGCGCGTGCGGGTGGACGAGGACCGCGAGCGCTACATGTGGACCAGGATGCGCGAGCACCTCGCCGCCACCGGCACCGACCCGGCGGACTGCCTCTACGTCTGCGGCGCCTTCCACGCGGCCAGCCGCGTCGAGGAGTTCGGCTTCGACGGCAGCGACACCTTCGAGATCAGCCCGCGCACCGCCACCACGTGGCGGCACGGCCTGATCCCGTCCAGCCACGCGGCGATCGAGGCGCAGTTCGGCCTCGCCGGCGGCTCGGTGTCGATCGCCGCCACCGTCTGGGCGAAGAACCTCGAGCGCACCGGCGTCACGCCGTACCGCCTGGAGGGGCAGACGGGCACCCGGAAGAGCACCAAGAAGAACGTCAAAAAGAAGGCGGCCGCAGCCCTGCCCGCGCCCGCCGTGGAACCGTCGGACCAGCTGTCCGGCTTCCTGCAACGACCGCCGGTCCTCGACCGTCTCGACGAGGCCGAACTGCTCGGCTGGTCGGTGGACATCGTGCGCGCCGCCCGCCGCAACGGCTACCTCGCCTCCACCGCTGACGCGATCGCCGTGTTCGAGACGTCGATCCTGCTGGCCGGGATGCGCGACCGCGCCCGCCCCACGCCGTACGACTTCCAGGACGCGGCCGTCACCTGCATCGAGAAGGACACCGTGCCGGGCCGGCGCGACGTCCGCCGCCTGGTCGAGATCATGATGGGCGGCGACCGGATCGGCCAGGTCGGCTACGACGCGCTCCCGCCGCTCGCCCGGGACGTCCACGACCGGCTCGCGCCGCTCGGGCTGAACCTCGAACAGCGCGGAGTCCGCCGGGCCCTGCTCGACATCGCCGCCCAGCCCGAACTCGGCCGCTGCTCCGACGTGTTGTGGATCCTGCGCTACCTGCTGCCGCAGGGCGCCGCCCGCCCGATCATGGGGGAACGGAAGCTCGGCGAGCGTTCGATCCAGGAGTCCTGGGATCTCGCTCTCGGTACCCACCAGCGGGCGCTCATCGAGCTCGGCTACGAGGGCGTCAGCATCGAGCAGGTGCTGGAACAGCGGCTCCGGCGCGCGGCCTACAGCCCGCAGGCGACGGTGGCCACCGTGCTGGAGGCGGTCGAGGACGCGACGCTCCACCTGCGCGGCGGCCGGCTCGCCGAGGAACTGGGCACCCGCGCCCTGGAGGTCCTCGCGAGCGAGCGCAGCGTCGACGGCGCGCCCGAGGTGCTCCGCCGGGTACGGCGGTTGCTCGCCTACTACCGGACCAGCGAACCGGCGCTCCCGGCCTGGATCGAGTCCTTCGTCCGGACCGGGTACGCGCACTACTGCACCCTGCTGCCGACCTCGTTCGCAGACGAGGACGCGACGGTCCGCCAGGTGGCCGCGATGCTGGGCTTCCTGTTCAGCATGGAGAGCCTCGCGCTGTCGCTCGGCTGCGACCGGACTCAGCTGGAGCTCGCGGTCGCCCAGTCGCACCCGGATGAGCCGTCGAAGACGGCGCTGCTGTGGGCGGCGCAGGTGCAGCTCGGCCGGCTGTCGCGGGAGGAACTGCGGGACCGCTGCGCGGAGTTGCTCGGCAACCCGTTGGTGCTGCCGGCCTACCCCCGCTACCTCAGCGGGTTCGTGCAGGCGCTGGAACCGGTCCCGGGCCTCACCGACTTCGTCGTGGAGGCGGTGTCGACGGCCTTCGCCCGGCTGCCCGACCCGGTGCTGCTGCCCTGGCTGCCGACGCTGATCAGCACACTGCGCTCCGGCGGCGCCGAACTCGCCCCGCTGTTGATCCGGGAGGCCGGGCGGATCGTCCCCGGCCGGCTCGCGGCGCTGGACGCCTGGGTGCCGCCGTGGCGGGCGCAGCCCGGCCCGGAGGCCGTCAGGCCGGTGCGCGCCGCACGGGGTGTCGCGCTGCTCGCGGAGCATCCGGCGACGACCGATGCGCTCGCGGAGCTGCTGGGCTGTGAAGGCGGCTGGCAGCCTGCCGACCCCGGGCCGACGGGCGCCGCGCTGCTCGGGCGGTATCCGGACACGGCGGCGGCGCTGGGCGTGCTGCTGGCCGGATAGGGGACGGCCCCCGCTCGCACGTGGTGTGCGGGCGGGGGCCGTCGCCGTCGCTAGCTCTTCTTGCTGCTAGCCCTTCTTGGAGATGAAGTCGAACAGGCCCGCCGCGACGTCGTCGAGGTACGGTCCGGCCTGGTACTTGTCGTCGCCGTCATTGCCGACGGAGACGTTGCTGACCAGGGCCGGCT of Streptomyces kaniharaensis contains these proteins:
- a CDS encoding CBS domain-containing protein; the encoded protein is MTSPVVQVSPETGFRDIVALLTEYDITGVPVVDTDGRPLGLVSEADLLRTLAAQEDTASMLPAPESAQPGRGGAATAADLMTAQPVCTTPDTSVVAAARLMSRHGLKRLPVLDQDGRVIGMVSRGDLLRVFLREDRVIRREIVEEVLGRIDGVSPAEIGVEVDQGRVVLSGTVPEPHLVPIVLNLCRSVDGVVSVTDRLDSGGAPAAVG
- a CDS encoding LamG domain-containing protein — its product is MAVVFDADFTSTSQWTAGCTSAYPRMGPTNRSDHKLDYLSGAYCPAGVFEATRRPADGLWTCNLLTTEGSPEGFQVCTGDELSARITLPVEMGAWPSIWTWRDGGNEVDVFEYHPDHPDLLEMSNHVRGGFRYWDGGDRGIAPGGTFPMRVVLGANSVDWYIGEELVYADLHGVGPGWHAYLIVNLSVADGTYHDCPRLDGPDRLSWVCHSLRVER
- a CDS encoding SHOCT domain-containing protein, whose translation is MRHWHGFGHGHGLSGWGIGVMAIGLFLVAAVLVLAAIALFRYVSRSPRPVPPGGPAAAVPGGPKAWAPGPTPEQVLAERFARGEIDAEEYRLRLDTLRSANGPGG
- a CDS encoding organic hydroperoxide resistance protein: MDALYTAAATANGREGRAVSSDGQLDLALAMPPALGGSGQGTNPEQLFAAGYAACFASALGLVGRQARVDTSEVSVTAEVSIGKDGAGFGLSVVLRVELPEALAGENGELLVKQAHEVCPYSRATRGNIPVELVVE
- a CDS encoding MarR family winged helix-turn-helix transcriptional regulator, with amino-acid sequence MTSFPGLPGMADEELLRLDQQICFSLNAASRAFGGVYRVLLKDLGLTYPQYLVMLVLWEDGELPVKRIGERLRLDSGTLSPLLKRLEAAGLVRRERSPEDERSVTVALTAEGAALRERAGQVPRRLLTATGLPVEDLAAMRALLDRVTTALDTAAVEPVE
- a CDS encoding VWA domain-containing protein, which gives rise to MTDQQTTAVDADENRRQALYWRLLARLFDSEEQAALESASLAVVEDIGLPPALLDPAASVDSIVQRHPRLAAEFDGLMAPDPDEEDGERDRALEVRRAALVSKVLLNVFATGSGTVTAGQLSRWQSDAGWLERALGCEPGGLRGGRPGPGPLPGLGTGGRRTTPDLGTLIPQIGPDLAGIEADLVRRMRLREVLADPKLAAQLTPSMSLIEQLLRDKNNLSGVALANAKALIRRFVDEVAEVLRTQVEKASVGSLDRSVPPKRVFRNLDLDRTIWKNLTNWSPEEERLYVDRLYYRHTVRKTTPQRLIVVVDQSGSMVDSMVNCTILASIFAGLPKVDVHLIAYDTQAIDLTPWVHDPFETLLRTNLGGGTDGTVAMALAQPKIAEPRNTVVVWISDFYEWRTEELLASMTAIHRSGARFIPVGSVTSAGRASVNPWFRERFKDLGTPVISGHIRKLVHELKTFLTQ
- a CDS encoding ATP-binding protein, producing the protein MSDLLRAPAEIKYAEELDWLESIDDGPKPFSWRLSPKMVRLFILGSERADGLDREISQKWFGDQSFVERSIVTLASDRGLLLIGDPGTGKSWLAELLAAAICRNSTLVVQGTAGTTEDHIKYSWNVSMVIAKGQSRESMIPSPIMTAMEGGVIGRFEELTRSTSDVQDALISILSEKYISVPELDSDNIVFAKPGFSVIATANSRDRGVNDLSSALKRRFNFVRIPVVTNKRSEAEIVRFRTEELLRRHQIELDVPPNLLDVLLQSFADLRASAAAAASDDEKLESALSTAEQIGVLEDAVLHSNFFGQRALTARTLASSLVGSLTRREPEDLAILNKYLHGVVEPRSKDEGGDWPEFLEGGRDAIATLS